A single window of Crassostrea angulata isolate pt1a10 chromosome 8, ASM2561291v2, whole genome shotgun sequence DNA harbors:
- the LOC128161527 gene encoding uncharacterized protein LOC128161527, whose product MAMLPLSVVFLTAGSICHAQSTIRYLQIREESLWKRKEAEHGHSIFKRGHDCPKDIYYCPDTSPLVMTPGNPSTGEELFRKGYFDDVCRYFPEFIECAKDFQDETNPSCEVGVRSSVALFSLREKNLCKSPMLPIAREIRQCLNSKVYQLEPLFGQVMDLIYKVKWDPENQESKETFCPPYEKVIEETIMELKTCDKYGFQWSDEKETILRNYYYPALSYLALPFQCDDL is encoded by the exons atgGCTATGTTGCCCTTAAGTGTAGTCTTTCTAACCGCAGGTTCCATTTGCCACGCTCAAAGTACTATAAGGTACTTGCAGATAAG AGAGGAAAGTTTATGGAAGCGGAAAGAAGCCGAACATGGACATTCTATCTTCAAAAGGGGTCATGACTGCCCTAAAGACATTTACTATTGTCCCGATACCTCGCCACTGGTCATGACACCGGGAAATCCGAGTACAGGAGAAGAACTTTTCAGGAAGGGTTATTTTGATGACGTATgcag GTACTTTCCAGAGTTTATTGAATGTGCGAAAGATTTTCAAGACGAAACCAACCCATCTTGTGAAGTAGGTGTCCGATCATCTGTCGCATTGTTTTCTTTACGAGAAAAGAATTTGTGCAAATCTCCCATGCTGCCCA TTGCAAGAGAGATACGGCAGTGTTTGAACAGTAAAGTCTACCAGCTAGAACCTCTTTTCGGTCAAGTCATGGATCTCATTTATAAAGTTAAGTGGGACCCCGAAAACCAAGAATCCAAAGAAACATTTTGTCC GCCCTACGAAAAGGTAATTGAAGAAACAATCATGGAATTGAAAACTTGTGACAAGTACGGCTTCCAGTGGTCAGATGAGAAGGAAACCATCCTGAGGAATTACTATTACCCTGCTCTCTCCTATCTCGCTTTGCCCTTTCAGTGCGATGACTTGTAA
- the LOC128160285 gene encoding uncharacterized protein LOC128160285, which yields MAMLPLITILLTSGSLCHSQFTFKYSLTRDESSWKREETEYGHSIFKRSLDCPPGIYFCPETSPLVLQPGDPSKGHDFFREGYFDDVCSYFPEFIECAKNYHYKSNPFCEDIVRDYASILTLRERTLCKSPILPVAKEIRECLNNKVTQLLTLYEQVRNLIHAAVWNIANHSKETFCPPYKTIIEETITELKTCDKYGFKWSEEKETILRNYYYPALSYLALPFQCDDL from the exons ATGGCCATGTTGCCCTTAATTACGATTCTTCTAACCTCAGGTTCCCTCTGTCACTCTCAATTTACTTTTAAGTACTCGCTGACAAG AGATGAGAGTTCATGGAAGCGAGAAGAGACCGAATATGGACATTCAATCTTCAAGAGGAGTCTTGACTGCCCACCAGGCATCTATTTTTGTCCAGAAACATCACCATTGGTCTTACAGCCAGGAGATCCGAGTAAAGGACATGACTTCTTTAGAGAGGGTTACTTTGATGATGTATGCAG cTACTTTCCAGAGTTTATCGAATGtgcaaaaaattatcattataaatCCAACCCGTTCTGCGAAGATATTGTTCGAGACTACGCATCCATTTTGACTCTACGAGAGAGAACATTGTGCAAATCGCCTATACTTCCCG TTGCAAAAGAGATACGCGAGTGTCTGAATAATAAGGTCACACAGCTACTAACTTTATATGAGCAAGTCAGGAATCTGATCCATGCGGCTGTGTGGAATATTGCAAATCACTCCAAAGAAACGTTTTGTCC GCCCTACAAAACGATAATAGAAGAAACAATCACGGAACTGAAAACCTGTGACAAGTACGGCTTCAAGTGGTCAGAAGAGAAAGAAACCATCCTAAGGAACTACTATTACCCAGCTCTTTCGTATCTCGCTTTGCCGTTTCAGTGCGACGATCTGTAA